From the genome of Nicotiana sylvestris chromosome 2, ASM39365v2, whole genome shotgun sequence, one region includes:
- the LOC104222983 gene encoding uncharacterized protein: MAIHPKRESLTISRPRVHINHYIISRISHFSTASTPSYGQGKTHTPNSAKWGKNHNGACRRAFGACFNCGSMDHKVKNCPNTNPLSYKHIEGSVQKPITTHSQANSSARPRNMQAAGSSGANQASGSRATARVYAMKQKNDQDGPDMVAGKFHLFGISVVTLFDPGSSHSYVCSSLAFPDTVKSVRLDFDVLVTSLLGHQAVVNRIYRDFPFMIQNLVFPADFLEMPIQDYDVIVGVDWLHRHHALVDCRLKQMAFRTPTYSHMVVQGERSLTSNIISMVLERKMICQEREIEFPIDLVPGTTPIFIAPYRMAPAELKELKA; this comes from the exons ATGGCGATCCATCCAAAAAGGGAAAGTTTGACTATTTCAAGACCGAGAGTACACATAAATCATTACATCATAAGTAGAATAAGTCATTTTTCTACTGCTAGTACTCCAAGTTATGGCCAAGGCAAAACTCATACACCTAATTCTGCAAAGTGGGGGAAGAATCATAATGGTGCATGTAGACGAGCTTTTGGTGCTTGTTTTAATTGTGGAAGTATGGATCATAAAGTGAAGAATTGTCCTAATACTAATCCTCTTTCTTATAAACATATAGAAGGCTCAGTTCAAAAGCCTATCACTACTCATTCTCAAGCTAATAGCAGTGCTAGACCTCGAAATATGCAAGCAGCGGGTTCGAGTGGAGCTAATCAGGCTAGTGGGTCAAGAGCTACTGCACGAGTTTATGCTATGAAACAGAAGAATGACCAGGATGGTCCAGACATGGTTGCTGGTAAATTTCACTTATTTGGCATATCTGTTGTTACACTATTTGATCCGGGATCTTCGCACTCTTATGTTTGCTCATCACTTGCATTTCCTGATACGGTTAAATCTGTGAGACTTGACTTTGATGTGCTGGTCACGAGTCTATTAGGTCATCAAGCTGTTGTTAATAGGATTTACCGAGATTTTCCATTCATGATTCAAAATCTGGTCTTCCCTGCCGACTTTCTTGAAATGCCCATCCAAGACTATGATGTTATTGTTGGCGTGGATTGGCTCCATAGGCACCATGCATTGGTTGATTGTAGGTTGAAACAAATGGCATTTAGAACTCCTACATATTCACACATGGTAGTTCAAGGAGAAAGATCATTGACATCTAATATTATTTCTATGGTTTTGGAAAGGAAGATGATTTGTCAAG AAAGGGAGATTGAATTTCCTATAGATCTTGTCCCTGGAACTACTCCTATTTTTATCGCTCCTTATAGAATGGCTCCAGCTgaattaaaagagttgaaggctTAA